Part of the Pseudomonas sp. Leaf58 genome is shown below.
CTGACGTAGTCAGCTTCGCGCAGGAACACACTCTGTTGGCCATCGCCGGCCACCACCAGGCTGTACAGCTGGATTGGCGGTGCCGAGCGAGGTACACGGGCCAGCGCCTCTTCCAGCAGCCGGCCCTGGTTGAGCAAGGCCAGGTCCAGCGGGTCGGGCAGCAGCTTGCCGTTCTTGTCGCGTACGCGCACGCCGTTGGCCCAGGTGCCGCTTTCCACCTTGCCGCTGGGCAGCATCAGCTGCCCATGGCCGTGGTAGGCATCGTTAAGGAAGCCGCCGACGTACTGGCTGCCGTCAGCCAGTTGCAGGGTGCCATGGCCCGACAGGCGCCAGTCGACGAAGGTGCCCTTGTAGTGGCTGCCATCACTGCCCAGCAGTTCGCCTTCGCCGACCAGCGAGCCGTCTTTGAATTCGCCAATCCACACATCGCCATCGGCGTTTTCGTAACGGCCGCGACCTTCCAGGCGGTTGTCCTTGAATTCGCCAATATACTGCTCGCCGTCGACGCTGTCGTAGGTGCCACTGCCTTGCAGTTGGCCATTGATGAAGCGGCCGCTGAACTGGTTGCCGCTGGCATCGCTGCGTACCCCGGCGCCGTTGGGCTTGCCCTTGGCGAACAGGCCTTGGTAGCGGCTGCCGTCGGCCAGTTCCAGCTCGCCTGCGCCTTCGTACAGGTCGTCCTTGAACTGGCCGCGGTAGGTCTGGTCGGTTTGCTTGAGGCTGCCTTCGCCGTCGCGGCGGCCGTGGTGGAAGGTGCCGGCATAGTGGCTGCCCGGGGTGGTCAGCTCACCCAGCCCTTCGAATAGCCCAGCGGCGAACTGGCCGCGGTACAGCTCGCCGTTCTGGCCATGCCACTCGCCCTGGCCATGCCACTGGCCGTCCTTGAAGCTGCCGGCGTACCAGCTGCCGTTGGGGTAGTCGATACGGCCCTCGCCCTGCAGCAGGCCATCGACCACCTGCCCTCGGTAACGGCCACCGTCAGGCAGGCGCGCGTCCGGCGGCAGCAACGATTCGCCATCGCCGCAGGCGGCGAGAAGCAGGACCAGGGTGAGGGGCAGCAGTGGACGCATGGCGAAGACCGGGCAATAGGTCTGCCGAGTATGCCGCAGAATGGGATCCTGAAACAGCGAACGCCAAAGCCTACGCATTCCTTTGTAGGAGCCCTTGAGCGTTGTGCAGTACCACGACTGCTTTCATAGAACTGCACATAACTCATTGATTTAGCGGGGCCACAAGGCATGCGCCTGCCTGCGAACCCCGTTCTATGCGCGACAGCGCAGCCCAAAGGGCTGGGTGATCTCCCACAGGAACCGCGTTGCCTTTGAGGTGCAATCAGCGCATGCCTGGCGAAACGATGATCTTCACGTTCTCCTCCTTGTTGTTCACCAACTCCTCGAAGCCCAGTTCGACAATTTGCTCCAGCCCGATCCGCCCGGTCACCAGTGGGCGAATGTCCAGCCTGCCATCCGCTATGAAGGCAATGACATCGGCGAACTCGCCGTTGTACGCCAACGCCCCTAACACCTGCTTCTCGGTGGACACCAACTCGAAGAAGTTGAATTCGCTGGGCTCTTCGAAAATGCCAACCAGTACGCACTTGCCCGCCTTGCGGATGGTGTCGATGGCCAGCTTGGCCGTGTGTTTGTTGCCGATGCATTCAAAACTCACATCCGCCCCTAACCCGCCGGTAAGTGCGCGGATCTCCGCCAGGGCGTCGCACTGGCTGGGGTCCAATACCACGCTGGCGCCAACCTCTTTGGCCTTGGCCTTGCGCGCCGAGGACATTTCCAGGGCGATCACCTGCGCCGCACCCGCCGCCTTGGCACACATGATGGTGCACAGGCCGATGGTGCCGGCGCCGACCACCACCACGCTCTGGCCCAGCAGGCTGCCGGCCTTTTTCACCGCGTGCATGCCCACCGCCAGTGGTTCGATCAGCGCCCCGGCCTCCGCCGGGAAGCCCTGAGGTAGCCGGTACAGCAGGTTGGCGGGCACATTCACCAACTCGGCGAAGGCGCCATTGTTCATCAGGCCGGTGAAGGCCAGGCGCTCGCAGATGTTGTACAGGCCGTGGGTGCAGTAGTAGCAGGTGCCGCAATGCTGGCAGGCATCCGCGGCCACCGGGTCACCGACCGCAAAACCTTCCACGCCGTCACCCAGCTTGGCGATCTGGCCGCAGAATTCGTGGCCGAGGATGCACTGGCCTTGGATGCCGGTCAGCGGGTGGGGTGCAGCCACCGGGATGAACACCGGGCCTGCAACGTATTCGTGCAAGTCGGAGCCACAGATGCCGCACCAGTCCACCTTGATCTGCACCCAGCCAGGTGCGGGGTCGGCTGGCAGCGGAACCTGTTCGACGCGAATGTCATTGCGGCCATGCCAGACGGCAGCGCGCATGTGGGTGTGGCTCAGGTCGTTCATTGTTGTTGTCTCCAGGCTCACGAAAAAAGGGTTCAGTGCTTGCGCAGGAACGCGAGCAGTTGCTGGTTGACCTGTTCAGCCGCCTCCATCTGCACCATATGCCCGGCCTCAGGCAGCACCAACACCTCAGCCTCCAGCCCTTGGGCATGGCTGGCCGGGATGATTGCGTCCTTGCCGCCCCACACCACCAGGGCCGGGTGCTGCCCCAGCACTGCGCGCAAGTTGTGGCGCTGCCGCTCACCGTCGGCGATAGCCGATGCCAACAGGCGCAACGCCTCGTCCACCCCTTCCAGACGCTTGAACTTGAGCATGTCCTCCAGCATCTGCCGGGTGACCAGGCCTGGGTCTGCAAACAGCTGCACCATCTGTGGTTTCAGCGCGTTGCGGTTAGCGGCAGCGACAAAGCCTTGCAGGTACTGGCCGTTGATCGCCTCGCCCAGGCCGGCGCTGGCCACCAGGCTCAGGCTGGCCACCCGCTGCGGCGCCAGGCGTGCGACGTTCAGGCTGACTGCACCGCCCATGGAGTGGCCCGCCAGGTGGGCCTTGGCGATGTCCAGGTGGTCGAGCAGGGCCAGCACGGTTTCGCTCAGCTCATCCAGGTCGCCGCGTTGCAGGGCCTTGGCCGATTCGCCATGCCCCGGCAGGTCGAGGGCGATCACCCGGCGCTCGGCAGCCAGCGCCGGGTGGTTGAACAGCCAGTTGTTGAGGTCGCCACCAAAGCCGTGCACCAGCACCAGCGGCGTGCCGCCTTCGCCCAGCTCGAACCAGCGCAGCAGGCGGCCACCGACTTCAGCTTTCTGCGGGGCCGGCCCCTGGGCCTGGTCTGCGCCACCTTCGGCAACGAACTCAGCCTGGAAGCGTTGCACCACCGCATCGATTTCCGCTTCCTCGGCTTCGCCTTCCACCACCACCGCCAGTAGGGCGCCGA
Proteins encoded:
- a CDS encoding C13 family peptidase, whose protein sequence is MRPLLPLTLVLLLAACGDGESLLPPDARLPDGGRYRGQVVDGLLQGEGRIDYPNGSWYAGSFKDGQWHGQGEWHGQNGELYRGQFAAGLFEGLGELTTPGSHYAGTFHHGRRDGEGSLKQTDQTYRGQFKDDLYEGAGELELADGSRYQGLFAKGKPNGAGVRSDASGNQFSGRFINGQLQGSGTYDSVDGEQYIGEFKDNRLEGRGRYENADGDVWIGEFKDGSLVGEGELLGSDGSHYKGTFVDWRLSGHGTLQLADGSQYVGGFLNDAYHGHGQLMLPSGKVESGTWANGVRVRDKNGKLLPDPLDLALLNQGRLLEEALARVPRSAPPIQLYSLVVAGDGQQSVFLREADYVSNLLKVRFGARGQVTLVNHRDHMASRPMATRENLTRAARTLAERSGPEDLVFIYLTSHGSQDHQLVLDQPRLQLADLSADELASALAPLKDRDKVIVISACYSGGYVASLKNERTLIMTAARADRVSFGCSEEADFTYFGDALFAEALNQTDDLKQAFELARASVAEREQREGFEASEPQLWAPPTVLEHWQHLRRQQAEEALRNAARANVGEQAETPGNH
- a CDS encoding 2,3-butanediol dehydrogenase, which encodes MRAAVWHGRNDIRVEQVPLPADPAPGWVQIKVDWCGICGSDLHEYVAGPVFIPVAAPHPLTGIQGQCILGHEFCGQIAKLGDGVEGFAVGDPVAADACQHCGTCYYCTHGLYNICERLAFTGLMNNGAFAELVNVPANLLYRLPQGFPAEAGALIEPLAVGMHAVKKAGSLLGQSVVVVGAGTIGLCTIMCAKAAGAAQVIALEMSSARKAKAKEVGASVVLDPSQCDALAEIRALTGGLGADVSFECIGNKHTAKLAIDTIRKAGKCVLVGIFEEPSEFNFFELVSTEKQVLGALAYNGEFADVIAFIADGRLDIRPLVTGRIGLEQIVELGFEELVNNKEENVKIIVSPGMR
- a CDS encoding acetoin dehydrogenase dihydrolipoyllysine-residue acetyltransferase subunit gives rise to the protein MSQIHTLTMPKWGLSMTEGRVDTWLKQEGDEINKGDEVLDVETDKISSSVEAPFSGVLRRQVAKPDETLPVGALLAVVVEGEAEEAEIDAVVQRFQAEFVAEGGADQAQGPAPQKAEVGGRLLRWFELGEGGTPLVLVHGFGGDLNNWLFNHPALAAERRVIALDLPGHGESAKALQRGDLDELSETVLALLDHLDIAKAHLAGHSMGGAVSLNVARLAPQRVASLSLVASAGLGEAINGQYLQGFVAAANRNALKPQMVQLFADPGLVTRQMLEDMLKFKRLEGVDEALRLLASAIADGERQRHNLRAVLGQHPALVVWGGKDAIIPASHAQGLEAEVLVLPEAGHMVQMEAAEQVNQQLLAFLRKH